One stretch of Juglans microcarpa x Juglans regia isolate MS1-56 chromosome 3D, Jm3101_v1.0, whole genome shotgun sequence DNA includes these proteins:
- the LOC121254662 gene encoding uncharacterized protein LOC121254662: MFSYRASSSSLKPFVFLEVVEFVKKKLMKMEVAYGTPPRNRLDHLKKDGSEKTHLRKLELDSSDNVTVPNSQFRSMNALEILRESVKILRYNLSGFMMITALLICPVAAVFLPNVLANHSIVRRLIIELLLVAKSSGLPLTPLVKQSCQRFAEMVVSSAMCFPLYITMSLLSKAAVVYSVDCSYSRKKFSVSKFYVIIAKIWRRLVSTYLWVCILVVGCVTLFCVLLVAVCNAFAVIGLSPGMIVYAAVMAGLVFSVIFANAIIICNIAIVISVLEDVSGHHAMLRSSVLIKGQTQVGLLIFLGSTIGMAFIEGLFEHRVKTLSYGDGSSRIWEGPLLVVMYSFVLLIDSIMSAVFYFSCISSNVEADITETMATSAERVGI; encoded by the exons ATGTTCAG TTACAGAGCCAGCTCTAGCTCTCTCAAGCCCTTTGTGTTTCTGGAAGTTGTTGAGTTTGTAAAGAAGAAATTGATGAAAATGGAAGTTGCTTATGGTACACCACCTAGAAATAGATTGGATCATTTGAAAAAAGACGGATCCGAAAAGACCCATTTGCGAAAATTGGAGTTGGATTCCTCTGATAACGTCACTGTGCCTAATTCCCAGTTCCGTTCAATGAATGCCTTGGAGATCTTAAGAGAATCAGTTAAGATTCTCCGCTACAATCTGTCGGGGTTTATGATGATTACTGCATTGCTCATCTGCCCCGTAGCTGCCGTTTTTCTACCCAACGTGTTAGCAAATCATTCGATTGTGAGGAGACTGATTATTGAGCTTTTGTTGGTGGCCAAGTCCAGTGGACTGCCTCTCACGCCTCTTGTGAAACAGTCATGCCAGCGTTTCGCAGAGATGGTTGTTTCATCAGCAATGTGCTTCCCCTTGTACATCACGATGTCTTTGTTATCAAAAGCTGCAGTGGTTTATTCGGTAGATTGTAGTTATTCCAGGAAGAAGTTCTCTGTGTCTAAATTTTACGTGATCATTGCCAAGATTTGGAGGCGTCTAGTTTCGACCTATTTGTGGGTCTGCATTTTGGTTGTTGGCTGTGTCACATTGTTTTGTGTTCTACTTGTTGCCGTGTGCAATGCATTTGCTGTAATTGGGTTGTCTCCGGGTATGATTGTCTACGCTGCAGTAATGGCAGGGCTTGTTTTCTCGGTCATCTTTGCCAATGCAATCATTATTTGCAACATTGCTATTGTGATTTCAGTGTTGGAGGATGTTTCAGGACATCATGCAATGCTGCGGTCCAGTGTGTTGATTAAGGGTCAGACTCAAGTGGGTCTTTTGATATTTCTCGGATCCACTATTGGGATGGCTTTTATTGAGGGGTTGTTTGAGCATAGAGTGAAGACACTTAGCTATGGAGATGGGTCTTCAAGGATTTGGGAAGGGCCTCTTTTGGTGGTAATGTATTCATTTGTGTTGCTAATTGATTCTATAATGAGTGCGGTTTTCTACTTCAGTTGTATATCTTCCAATGTAGAAGCTGACATAACAGAAACAATGGCTACTTCTGCTGAAAGGGTGGGCATTTAA